The following proteins are encoded in a genomic region of Aliiroseovarius sp. F47248L:
- a CDS encoding nucleotidyltransferase family protein, producing the protein MPNAAMIFAAGRGTRMGALTQTLPKPMIPVAGKPLIDHALALVDDSPIEHVVINLHHLGSQITDHLGHRNIRFSNENDRLLETGGGLKKALTLLKSDTVITLNSDAVWTGPNPIQSLLALWDPNRMDALLMLVAQENAIGHKGAGDFIRADNGALHRGAGLTYTGCQIIKTAPVADVAEDVFSLNTVWDRLLENGRVFGVEHGGRWCDVGQPEGITLAETMLKDANVRTI; encoded by the coding sequence ATGCCAAACGCCGCAATGATTTTCGCAGCCGGTCGCGGCACGCGTATGGGCGCGCTGACCCAGACGCTTCCAAAGCCCATGATTCCAGTGGCGGGCAAACCATTGATCGACCATGCGCTTGCGCTTGTCGACGACAGCCCTATTGAGCACGTCGTCATCAACCTGCATCATTTGGGTAGTCAGATCACCGACCATCTAGGACACAGAAACATCCGATTTTCCAACGAGAATGATCGCTTGCTTGAAACCGGTGGTGGATTAAAAAAGGCTCTAACCTTACTGAAAAGCGATACAGTCATCACACTAAATTCTGATGCTGTCTGGACCGGACCAAACCCGATTCAATCCCTGCTTGCGTTGTGGGATCCAAACCGAATGGACGCACTTTTGATGCTGGTGGCACAAGAAAATGCCATCGGTCACAAAGGCGCGGGTGATTTCATCAGGGCTGATAACGGGGCGCTACATCGCGGCGCGGGCCTGACCTATACAGGATGCCAGATCATCAAGACTGCCCCCGTCGCGGATGTTGCTGAGGATGTGTTCTCGCTCAACACCGTATGGGATCGGTTGCTGGAAAATGGGCGCGTGTTTGGGGTCGAACATGGTGGTCGCTGGTGCGATGTTGGTCAACCAGAGGGGATCACCCTTGCCGAAACCATGCTGAAGGACGCCAATGTTCGAACCATCTGA
- the addB gene encoding double-strand break repair protein AddB has protein sequence MFEPSDTPRIFGTPLGVDFPQALVTGILNRIAANSPDALARVEVFVNTSRMQSRVRALFDGRTQFLPRIRLITDLARDPALHEVPLPVPPLRRRLELRQLIAALLEREPDLAPKAAAFDLADSLADLMDEMHSEGVHPSKLRALDVGEMSEHWARSLKFIALVEHYFDHETLDLPDVETRQRMVVEATIAKWREHPPQHPVLIAGSTGSRGATALLMDAAASLPQGAVILPGFDYDMPSQTWAELDNDFSAQDHPQYRFAHLLKRAGLASSDVLRWTPDTPPEPDRNRLISLALRPAPVTDQWQVEGKAFQGIEAATKNLTLIETRTPREEALAIAVVLRRSVEDGKSVALITPDRNLTRQVAAALDRWRIVPDDSAGRPLALSAPGRLLRQTAQLLCEETSGETLLALLKHPLTHSTAGTRGDHLRWTRDLELDVLRGRYAPPNVRVLTEWAAKFPDEPARTVWANWVGDTFLNKLQPGEHPLATLIEQHQCLTEHIARGCVPEGTGELWEQSAGQKALEAVSDLAEHAEFGGDLSASAYRDLLVSVLNTGVVRDPITPHPGVMFWGTLEARVQGADRVILSGLNDGTWPELPGPDSWLNRKMRMDAGLLLPERRIGLSAHDFQQAIATGEVFLTRSTRDDDSQTIPSRWLNRLCNLMGGMSDSGDAALKEMRRRGARWSAFAGSLDTAKEQVSPEPRPSPAPPVSARPTVLSVTGVTKLIRDPYAIYADKVLHLRPLDPVRQTADARIRGTVLHRVFERYVAEADLTDDHATETARLMDIAHDVLEEHVPWPSTRILWLTRIGRVADWFVCEERDRRTKADNLANEVWGEAVFDEINFTLRAKADRIDRRHDGQLEIYDYKSGQPPSEKMQKHYDKQLLLEAVIAKLGGFRDISASPVASVAYIGLTPQETKPVALTAQEIDVIQDELQALIQAYHNPDQGFTARRAVHKQRFDGDYDHLARFGEWDDSAESVTMRVGQ, from the coding sequence ATGTTCGAACCATCTGACACCCCACGCATTTTCGGCACACCGCTGGGCGTCGATTTCCCGCAAGCTCTGGTCACCGGAATACTGAACCGCATCGCGGCCAACAGCCCGGATGCGCTAGCGCGCGTCGAAGTGTTCGTAAACACAAGCCGAATGCAATCCCGTGTTCGCGCCTTGTTTGACGGGCGCACGCAGTTCCTGCCACGTATCCGCCTGATCACCGATCTGGCCCGCGACCCGGCCTTGCACGAGGTGCCGCTGCCCGTGCCGCCACTTCGAAGGCGGTTGGAGCTGCGGCAGCTTATCGCAGCGCTTCTGGAGCGTGAGCCGGACCTTGCCCCAAAGGCCGCCGCTTTTGATCTTGCCGACAGCCTTGCCGACCTGATGGACGAAATGCATAGCGAAGGCGTGCATCCAAGCAAGCTTCGGGCGCTTGATGTGGGTGAGATGTCTGAACATTGGGCGCGGAGCCTTAAGTTTATCGCCCTGGTCGAACACTATTTCGACCACGAAACACTGGACCTTCCCGATGTTGAAACCCGCCAACGCATGGTTGTCGAAGCGACCATCGCAAAATGGCGCGAGCATCCACCACAACATCCTGTCTTGATCGCAGGCTCGACCGGATCGCGGGGCGCCACAGCGCTTTTGATGGATGCGGCGGCATCGCTGCCTCAGGGAGCAGTGATCCTTCCGGGTTTTGATTACGACATGCCCAGCCAAACTTGGGCTGAGTTAGACAATGATTTTTCGGCACAGGATCACCCACAATACCGTTTCGCCCACCTTTTGAAGCGGGCGGGCCTGGCATCTTCTGATGTACTGCGCTGGACCCCGGACACACCACCCGAACCGGACCGAAATCGTCTGATCTCGCTCGCCTTGCGTCCGGCACCTGTCACAGACCAATGGCAAGTTGAGGGTAAAGCGTTTCAAGGCATCGAGGCGGCAACCAAGAACCTGACCTTGATCGAAACCCGAACCCCGCGAGAGGAGGCTTTGGCGATCGCTGTTGTGCTTCGCAGATCGGTCGAGGATGGCAAGTCGGTGGCATTGATAACACCAGACCGTAACCTGACCCGTCAGGTGGCCGCTGCGCTGGATCGCTGGCGGATCGTTCCAGACGACAGTGCCGGGCGTCCGCTTGCCCTGTCGGCGCCGGGGCGGCTTTTGCGTCAAACCGCACAACTTCTGTGTGAAGAAACAAGCGGCGAGACCTTGCTGGCGCTATTGAAGCATCCACTGACCCACAGCACCGCTGGAACACGGGGCGACCACTTGCGCTGGACCCGCGATCTTGAGCTGGATGTCTTGCGCGGGCGGTATGCGCCACCGAATGTCAGGGTGTTGACCGAATGGGCTGCCAAATTCCCGGATGAACCCGCACGGACCGTTTGGGCCAACTGGGTCGGCGACACCTTCCTGAACAAATTGCAGCCAGGCGAGCATCCTTTGGCAACTTTGATTGAGCAGCACCAATGCCTGACTGAACACATTGCGCGCGGCTGCGTTCCAGAGGGAACAGGTGAGCTATGGGAACAATCTGCCGGGCAAAAAGCACTTGAAGCAGTCTCTGATCTTGCAGAACACGCGGAGTTTGGGGGCGATCTATCCGCATCTGCATATCGTGACCTGCTGGTGTCGGTCCTGAACACTGGCGTGGTACGTGACCCAATCACACCGCATCCTGGCGTAATGTTCTGGGGCACGCTGGAGGCGCGCGTCCAAGGTGCGGATCGCGTCATTCTGTCCGGGCTAAATGACGGAACATGGCCCGAACTTCCCGGCCCTGATTCTTGGTTAAACCGTAAAATGAGGATGGATGCGGGGCTGTTGCTACCGGAGCGTCGCATTGGCCTGTCCGCCCACGATTTCCAACAAGCCATAGCAACGGGCGAGGTCTTCCTGACCCGCTCTACTCGCGATGACGACAGCCAGACCATCCCGTCGCGTTGGTTGAACCGATTGTGCAACCTGATGGGTGGCATGTCTGATTCCGGTGACGCGGCGTTGAAAGAAATGAGAAGGCGGGGTGCTAGGTGGTCAGCCTTCGCGGGCAGTCTGGACACGGCCAAAGAACAGGTCTCGCCTGAACCGCGCCCATCGCCCGCCCCTCCAGTGTCAGCCCGCCCCACGGTGCTTTCTGTAACGGGGGTGACGAAATTGATCCGTGATCCCTATGCAATCTATGCCGACAAGGTATTGCATCTCAGACCGCTGGACCCGGTGCGCCAAACTGCTGACGCGCGCATCCGCGGCACGGTTCTGCACCGCGTCTTCGAACGTTACGTCGCTGAGGCTGATTTGACTGATGATCACGCGACTGAAACCGCGCGCCTGATGGATATCGCCCATGATGTCTTGGAAGAACACGTGCCCTGGCCCTCTACACGCATTCTTTGGCTGACCCGGATCGGACGGGTTGCGGATTGGTTCGTGTGCGAAGAACGGGACCGTCGCACCAAGGCAGATAATCTGGCCAACGAAGTCTGGGGTGAGGCTGTTTTTGACGAAATAAACTTCACTCTGCGCGCCAAAGCAGATCGGATAGATCGGCGACATGATGGGCAGCTAGAGATTTACGATTACAAATCCGGTCAGCCGCCATCCGAGAAGATGCAGAAGCACTATGACAAGCAACTGCTGCTTGAAGCCGTGATCGCAAAGTTAGGCGGGTTTAGAGACATTTCTGCTTCGCCGGTCGCTAGCGTCGCCTATATCGGTTTAACCCCTCAGGAAACGAAACCTGTAGCTCTGACTGCGCAGGAAATTGACGTGATTCAAGATGAGTTACAGGCGCTGATCCAAGCCTATCACAACCCCGATCAGGGCTTTACCGCACGGCGCGCGGTGCACAAGCAGCGATTTGATGGTGACTATGATCACCTTGCCCGTTTTGGTGAATGGGATGACAGCGCAGAATCAGTGACAATGCGGGTGGGGCAATGA
- the addA gene encoding double-strand break repair helicase AddA, with product MTLNDATRSQIRAADPKNSTWLSANAGSGKTRVLTDRVARLLLEGVSPQNILCLTYTKAAASEMQNRLFNRLGEWAMKDDTALTAALQDLGLDGARDLSLARQLFARAIETPGGLKIQTIHAYAASLLRRFPMEAGVSPQFTEMDDRTAKDLRADLLDRMSVGPLAKYVTALSQHFTGEDMAQLTAEITGNRTLFIDQPTDAEIAKWFGVSPALDERTILDILFQPGDLQMLAMLHDILATGSATEQKAAGHLTGADLSAPSFDILDRCARFLINQKPPYSAKSGTFPTKSMRAGACADIVPQLDDFMQRVEDAHLARIALSNVKRTSALHRFAHNFVHLYEEEKLARGWLDFDDLILKAGAILTDSAIASWVLFRLDGGIDHILVDEAQDTSPAQWRIIDSLAREFTSGIGARDGVERTIFVVGDPKQSIYSFQGAEPAAFDQMRATFTDRLSQIGRSLVQMPLEYSFRSSRAVLEFVDLAMKTRSGLGGDFLHRAFFANLPGRVDLWPAIEPVTHDEDRDWHDPVDAPSPQDHRVQLAESIADDIDRMINTETIPAEDGTNRPVNAGDILVLVRSRKELFHEIIRACKARAIPIAGADQLKIGAELAVKDLTALLSFLATPEDDLSLAAILRSPLFGWSEDDLFRLAHPRSKGKFLWRALSDKAEQYSETLRVLQDLRDTADFLRPYELLERALTRHGGRQKFLARLGQEAEDGIDALLAQAIGYERSGTPSLTGFLTWLQTDEVTIKRQMDSVGQQVRVMTIHGSKGLEAPIVILPDLAQQRASSMPAVAKLSDGQAIFSPKQENRTEAIEAVARDLKDAEIEERARLLYVAMTRAERWLILAAAGAIGKPDSDVWYRICEGAMTKAASVDCDFPTGPGKRFAAGNWPEPTVNQTPEHKDITSDLPGWLTSRVDTPVLSAKPISPSDLGGAKTLAGEDAFGNADDAKTRGRQIHLLLEHLPGIPTSRWKGTARFLLGSGDDRASDAEQSVLLDEAAGVLTAPELAPIFARADLAEVPVTATLPQFPERVLHGVIDRLIISDDEVLAVDFKTNRVVPASPEDTPNGLLRQLGAYRAVLRQIYPDRNVSTAILWTQSRELMRFENALVDAAFRHLDATRLPT from the coding sequence ATGACGTTAAACGACGCAACACGCAGCCAAATCCGCGCCGCCGACCCAAAGAACTCAACCTGGCTGTCGGCCAATGCGGGTTCGGGCAAGACCCGTGTCCTGACGGATCGCGTCGCGCGGTTGTTGCTGGAAGGTGTGTCGCCACAGAACATTCTGTGCCTAACCTACACCAAGGCCGCCGCCAGTGAGATGCAGAACCGTCTGTTCAACCGACTGGGCGAATGGGCGATGAAGGATGACACTGCACTCACGGCTGCTCTACAAGATCTTGGGTTGGACGGGGCTCGAGACCTGTCGCTTGCACGACAGCTGTTTGCCCGTGCCATCGAGACCCCCGGTGGATTGAAGATCCAGACCATCCACGCTTATGCAGCATCCCTGTTGCGCCGCTTTCCAATGGAGGCCGGCGTCTCTCCGCAATTCACGGAAATGGATGACCGTACCGCCAAGGACCTTCGTGCCGACCTGCTTGACCGAATGAGCGTGGGGCCATTGGCAAAATATGTAACCGCTTTATCGCAGCATTTCACCGGCGAAGATATGGCGCAGCTAACCGCAGAGATCACGGGCAATCGCACTTTGTTCATTGATCAACCGACCGATGCCGAGATTGCCAAATGGTTTGGCGTATCACCAGCGCTGGATGAACGCACCATTCTGGATATTCTGTTTCAGCCCGGCGATCTGCAAATGCTGGCGATGCTTCACGACATTCTGGCAACCGGTAGCGCCACCGAACAGAAAGCCGCCGGGCACCTGACAGGGGCGGATCTAAGCGCCCCCTCTTTCGATATTCTGGATCGGTGCGCGCGGTTCCTGATCAACCAAAAACCACCCTATTCCGCCAAATCAGGGACCTTTCCGACCAAGTCCATGCGCGCGGGGGCTTGCGCAGATATAGTCCCGCAACTGGACGATTTCATGCAACGGGTTGAAGATGCGCATCTTGCCCGAATTGCGCTGTCGAACGTCAAACGCACCTCCGCGCTGCACAGGTTTGCCCACAATTTCGTACACCTTTATGAAGAGGAAAAGCTGGCGCGAGGTTGGTTGGATTTCGACGATCTGATCCTGAAGGCCGGGGCGATCCTGACCGACTCGGCCATCGCATCGTGGGTGCTGTTCCGGTTGGATGGTGGGATTGACCACATTCTGGTGGATGAAGCCCAGGACACCAGCCCAGCGCAATGGCGCATCATCGACAGTCTTGCGCGTGAATTCACCAGCGGCATCGGTGCGCGTGATGGTGTGGAGCGGACAATCTTTGTGGTCGGCGACCCCAAACAATCCATCTATTCTTTTCAGGGGGCCGAGCCTGCCGCGTTCGACCAGATGCGCGCCACCTTCACCGACCGCCTGTCCCAAATTGGGCGCAGCCTGGTTCAAATGCCGTTGGAATATTCATTCCGGTCATCACGGGCAGTGCTGGAATTCGTCGATCTGGCGATGAAGACGCGGAGCGGTCTGGGCGGAGATTTCTTGCACCGGGCCTTCTTCGCCAACCTGCCGGGCCGGGTCGATCTGTGGCCAGCCATCGAACCTGTCACCCATGACGAAGATCGAGACTGGCATGATCCTGTTGACGCTCCATCGCCGCAAGACCACCGGGTGCAGTTGGCCGAGAGTATCGCAGACGATATAGACCGTATGATTAATACTGAGACTATTCCAGCAGAAGACGGCACCAATCGCCCAGTGAATGCTGGTGATATTCTGGTGCTTGTGCGATCCCGCAAAGAATTGTTTCACGAGATCATCCGCGCCTGCAAAGCGCGCGCCATTCCCATCGCTGGCGCAGATCAGTTAAAAATCGGGGCGGAACTGGCGGTTAAAGATTTGACCGCACTTCTGTCGTTTTTGGCTACGCCCGAAGACGATTTATCACTGGCTGCCATTCTGCGCTCTCCATTGTTCGGGTGGTCCGAGGACGATCTGTTCCGCTTGGCGCATCCGCGCAGCAAGGGAAAGTTTCTTTGGCGGGCGCTGTCTGACAAGGCTGAACAGTATTCCGAAACGTTGCGTGTACTGCAAGACTTACGCGACACTGCCGATTTTCTGCGCCCCTATGAATTGCTGGAGCGCGCTTTGACCCGCCATGGTGGCCGTCAAAAGTTTCTGGCGCGACTGGGGCAAGAGGCTGAAGACGGAATCGACGCCTTGTTGGCGCAGGCCATCGGCTATGAACGATCCGGCACACCCAGCCTGACTGGATTTTTGACCTGGCTTCAAACCGATGAAGTCACAATCAAACGCCAGATGGATTCTGTGGGGCAACAGGTTCGGGTGATGACCATCCATGGGTCCAAAGGGTTAGAAGCCCCAATTGTGATTCTGCCTGATTTGGCCCAGCAAAGGGCGTCATCGATGCCCGCTGTTGCCAAGCTCTCTGATGGTCAGGCGATCTTTTCCCCCAAACAAGAAAACCGAACCGAAGCGATCGAGGCTGTTGCACGCGACTTAAAGGATGCCGAGATCGAAGAGCGCGCTCGACTGCTCTATGTCGCGATGACACGGGCAGAACGTTGGTTGATTCTGGCCGCGGCAGGGGCCATTGGAAAGCCCGACTCCGATGTCTGGTATCGCATCTGTGAAGGCGCAATGACCAAAGCGGCAAGTGTTGATTGCGACTTTCCCACAGGGCCGGGCAAGCGATTTGCGGCAGGCAATTGGCCCGAGCCGACCGTCAACCAAACGCCTGAGCACAAGGATATCACATCCGACTTGCCAGGCTGGTTGACGTCGCGGGTGGACACACCTGTGCTTTCAGCCAAGCCGATCTCGCCCTCCGATCTGGGCGGGGCAAAGACTCTTGCCGGTGAAGACGCTTTTGGCAATGCCGATGACGCAAAGACGCGTGGGCGGCAGATACATCTATTGCTGGAACATCTACCGGGCATTCCGACGTCCCGTTGGAAGGGCACGGCCCGGTTTCTGCTTGGGTCGGGTGACGACCGTGCCTCAGATGCTGAGCAATCTGTGCTTCTTGATGAGGCGGCTGGCGTGCTAACCGCCCCTGAGTTGGCCCCGATCTTCGCCCGTGCCGATTTGGCCGAAGTTCCCGTCACCGCCACGCTTCCACAGTTCCCCGAACGTGTCCTTCATGGGGTAATTGACCGGTTGATAATCTCTGATGATGAGGTGCTGGCGGTGGATTTCAAAACCAACCGCGTTGTGCCCGCATCACCCGAGGACACGCCTAATGGGCTGCTGCGACAGTTGGGGGCATATCGGGCCGTACTTCGCCAGATTTACCCCGATAGAAATGTCAGCACGGCGATCCTGTGGACACAAAGCCGTGAGTTGATGCGTTTCGAGAATGCATTGGTGGATGCGGCTTTCAGGCATCTTGACGCAACCCGTCTGCCTACCTAG
- the trxA gene encoding thioredoxin: MATVAVTDATFEQEVRQADLPVIVDFWAEWCGPCKQIGPALEELSAEYEGKVKIVKVNVDENPNSPAQMGVRGIPALFMFKDGQVVSNKVGAAPKAALQSWIDESV, translated from the coding sequence ATGGCAACTGTAGCTGTCACCGATGCCACATTCGAGCAAGAAGTTCGCCAAGCGGATCTTCCTGTGATCGTCGATTTCTGGGCCGAATGGTGCGGTCCCTGCAAGCAGATCGGGCCAGCTTTGGAGGAGCTGTCGGCTGAATACGAAGGCAAGGTCAAGATCGTGAAAGTTAATGTCGACGAGAACCCGAATTCGCCCGCACAAATGGGTGTTCGTGGCATCCCGGCCCTGTTCATGTTCAAGGACGGTCAAGTCGTATCGAACAAAGTCGGCGCCGCGCCAAAAGCAGCACTGCAGTCGTGGATCGACGAAAGCGTCTGA
- a CDS encoding L,D-transpeptidase, with protein MRKTPEAQLGRRAFLGGTIAAASGLATPALAQFENTTQGERDLTEVVKRNVSSFRALNWQPYFSNTRNGAILVDISSRCLHYWSEDQSIYRLFPTSVPLTEDLTRRGRTSVIRKVEGPSWAPTPAMRKRNPEWPPFVGPGPDNPLGTHALYLSWQYYRIHGTHDTRKIGRQSSNGCIGLYNRHIAELFGYARNGTQVLLI; from the coding sequence ATGCGGAAGACACCGGAAGCCCAGCTTGGCAGGCGCGCGTTCCTTGGTGGAACGATTGCTGCAGCAAGCGGCCTGGCGACGCCTGCTCTTGCGCAGTTTGAAAACACGACGCAGGGCGAACGTGACCTGACCGAAGTTGTGAAACGCAACGTTTCAAGCTTTCGGGCCCTGAACTGGCAACCTTACTTCAGCAACACGCGCAATGGGGCCATCTTGGTCGATATCAGCTCGCGTTGTTTGCACTACTGGTCCGAAGATCAGTCGATCTATCGACTGTTCCCGACCTCGGTGCCGCTGACAGAAGACCTGACCCGCCGTGGACGTACCAGCGTCATTCGCAAGGTTGAAGGCCCGTCCTGGGCGCCAACCCCGGCGATGCGGAAACGAAACCCGGAATGGCCACCCTTTGTGGGACCGGGGCCGGACAACCCGCTGGGCACGCACGCATTGTATCTAAGCTGGCAATACTATCGCATCCACGGCACGCATGACACGCGCAAGATCGGGCGGCAGTCGTCGAACGGATGCATCGGGCTTTACAACCGGCATATTGCCGAGCTGTTTGGCTATGCCAGGAATGGCACGCAAGTTCTGTTGATCTGA
- a CDS encoding CAP domain-containing protein, whose amino-acid sequence MRVFLMAVAAVAALSACAPGTGGTGGGVNIYRISSGQTSKVQYRMLDSINQLRQAAGAQPVKLNSQLNAAALTHARDMSVQNRPWHFGSDGSSPIDRARRAGYSGAYLGENISETFETELQTLSAWMNKPDTRRIILDPRARELGFAWLQERNGKIWWVMEMGG is encoded by the coding sequence ATGCGCGTGTTTTTGATGGCAGTTGCCGCTGTTGCGGCCCTTTCTGCGTGTGCTCCGGGTACAGGCGGCACCGGTGGTGGCGTCAACATCTATCGAATCTCGTCTGGTCAGACGTCAAAGGTTCAATATCGGATGCTGGACAGCATCAACCAGCTGCGTCAGGCCGCCGGTGCCCAACCGGTGAAGCTTAATTCACAGCTGAACGCGGCCGCACTGACCCATGCGCGCGATATGTCGGTGCAGAACCGGCCGTGGCACTTCGGGTCTGATGGGTCGTCCCCGATCGACCGCGCCCGCCGTGCGGGATATTCAGGCGCCTATTTAGGTGAAAACATCTCGGAAACTTTTGAGACCGAGCTGCAGACTTTGTCAGCCTGGATGAACAAGCCTGACACGCGCCGGATCATTCTTGACCCACGCGCCCGCGAGCTTGGCTTCGCGTGGCTGCAAGAGCGGAATGGCAAGATTTGGTGGGTCATGGAGATGGGTGGTTAA
- a CDS encoding L,D-transpeptidase family protein produces the protein MRAVLTILTVLSLVFVASCGPKRYKYDGPEVTQIIVNKGARKMYLMHGTEILKTYRIRLGFAPEGRKKYEGDGKTPEGRYVIDRRNPKSAFYLSIGVSYPNRQDVEHARSVGRKPGGEIFIHGDRRPQDPKRDDWTAGCISVKNHEMREIFTMVRLGTVIDINP, from the coding sequence ATGAGAGCCGTATTAACGATCCTTACCGTCCTGTCCTTGGTCTTTGTCGCCTCGTGCGGCCCGAAAAGATACAAGTATGACGGGCCGGAGGTGACACAGATCATCGTCAACAAAGGTGCGCGTAAAATGTATCTGATGCATGGCACCGAGATCCTGAAAACCTATCGCATTCGGCTGGGTTTTGCGCCCGAGGGTCGCAAGAAATACGAAGGCGATGGCAAGACGCCCGAGGGGCGCTATGTCATTGACCGGCGCAACCCGAAAAGCGCCTTCTATCTGTCAATCGGTGTGTCCTATCCTAACCGGCAGGATGTGGAGCATGCCCGGTCCGTCGGGCGCAAGCCGGGAGGAGAGATTTTCATCCACGGTGACAGACGCCCTCAAGACCCGAAGCGTGACGATTGGACGGCTGGCTGCATTTCGGTCAAGAATCACGAGATGCGCGAGATTTTCACGATGGTCCGATTGGGAACTGTGATTGATATCAACCCGTAA
- a CDS encoding class I SAM-dependent RNA methyltransferase has translation MTQTYVIERLGHLGDGVAPGPVFAPRCLPGEEISGDNVDGRIVAPRIVTPSPDRVKAPCPHYNACGGCALLHATDQFVADWKVSVVKSALDAHDLMPEFRPIITSPARSRRRAVLSGKRGKKGAIVGFHGRRSDTISQITNCQLVHSDILAALPALGALTMLGASRKGELSINVVQSIAGLDVSVTEGKPFDRGLETDLAQALHEFGFARLTWNGEKIATETPPIQMFGSTAVVPPPGAFLQATREGEAALLDGVREVVGSARSVIDLFAGCGTFTLPLAQAAEVHAVEGHAAMTDALSLGWRQAQGLRHVSAEVRDLFRNPLMAEDLARFDAAVIDPPRAGAEAQIKHLAASEIKRIAMVSCNAQTFARDAKTLVDAGYQLDWVQVVDQFRWSTHTEQVASFTKA, from the coding sequence GTGACGCAAACCTATGTGATCGAGCGATTGGGCCATCTGGGCGACGGCGTTGCGCCCGGTCCGGTCTTTGCACCCCGCTGCTTGCCCGGCGAAGAAATCTCGGGCGATAATGTGGACGGGCGTATTGTGGCGCCGCGTATCGTGACGCCCTCACCTGACCGGGTCAAAGCGCCATGCCCACATTACAACGCGTGCGGAGGGTGTGCTTTGCTGCATGCCACGGATCAGTTCGTGGCAGACTGGAAGGTTAGTGTGGTCAAATCCGCGTTGGACGCCCACGATCTGATGCCCGAATTTAGGCCAATTATAACGTCGCCTGCCAGATCACGCCGCCGGGCAGTTCTGTCGGGTAAACGCGGCAAGAAAGGCGCTATTGTCGGGTTTCATGGGCGCCGGTCAGATACCATCTCCCAGATTACCAACTGCCAACTTGTGCACTCAGATATTCTTGCAGCCCTGCCGGCTTTGGGCGCGCTGACCATGCTTGGTGCATCGCGCAAAGGTGAACTGTCGATCAATGTTGTGCAATCTATTGCGGGGTTGGATGTGTCGGTTACGGAGGGTAAGCCGTTTGACCGTGGATTAGAGACTGATTTGGCACAGGCTCTTCACGAATTTGGCTTTGCACGTCTGACCTGGAACGGCGAAAAGATTGCCACCGAAACGCCACCCATCCAAATGTTTGGCAGTACAGCAGTTGTGCCGCCTCCCGGTGCGTTCCTGCAAGCCACACGCGAGGGTGAGGCAGCCTTGTTGGACGGCGTACGCGAGGTCGTGGGCAGCGCTCGTTCGGTGATCGACCTATTTGCCGGTTGTGGCACTTTTACCCTCCCTCTGGCGCAAGCAGCCGAAGTACACGCAGTCGAGGGTCACGCCGCAATGACGGATGCGCTATCCCTTGGGTGGCGTCAGGCGCAGGGGCTGCGTCATGTTTCGGCTGAAGTGCGAGATCTGTTTCGCAATCCATTAATGGCCGAAGATCTGGCGCGCTTCGATGCTGCTGTCATTGATCCACCCCGCGCGGGCGCCGAAGCGCAGATCAAGCATCTTGCTGCATCCGAGATAAAGCGAATCGCCATGGTGTCATGTAACGCGCAGACGTTTGCGCGAGACGCTAAAACCTTGGTGGATGCGGGTTATCAGTTGGACTGGGTGCAAGTTGTTGACCAATTCCGCTGGTCTACACACACCGAACAGGTCGCTAGTTTTACCAAAGCGTGA